Proteins encoded in a region of the Sporocytophaga myxococcoides DSM 11118 genome:
- a CDS encoding vWA domain-containing protein, protein MIWSKPIGILEYTLIGIFLLFYLMYFIRMILVSSKVRSNMRRSFYKFFLRSAYFGAFIIAFLGPSFGDTKKEIKTTRKDIFFVLDISGSMDSNDVLPSRIEKAQKELSRIADRLNSARIGLITFSSSANLICPLTYDKDAFKMFIQSITNQQVNGTSNMSSGLQLAMQKLSSYKTQIHDVGKFVILISDGENFGEDPDKVLKLFKQKKITLMTVGIGTTSGGTIPETYGPKKDKEGQEIITSLRSAELKKLAALAGGTYFETNDNRNDLAYLSDRINRIEGVTTGYQKVDATANKYIYFLLFGLFLILLDVLITVKTISL, encoded by the coding sequence ATGATCTGGAGTAAACCTATCGGTATTCTTGAATATACACTTATCGGAATTTTTCTCCTGTTTTATCTCATGTATTTTATCAGGATGATACTTGTTTCCTCCAAAGTAAGAAGCAACATGAGAAGGTCTTTCTATAAATTCTTTCTTCGCTCTGCATACTTCGGCGCTTTTATTATAGCTTTCCTCGGACCTTCTTTCGGTGATACCAAAAAGGAAATTAAAACCACCAGAAAAGATATATTCTTTGTGCTTGACATTTCAGGTTCTATGGATAGCAATGATGTACTGCCTTCCAGAATTGAAAAAGCTCAAAAGGAACTTTCACGCATTGCAGACAGGCTAAATTCTGCTCGAATTGGACTGATCACTTTTTCTTCAAGCGCAAATCTTATCTGTCCCCTCACCTACGACAAAGACGCTTTTAAAATGTTCATTCAGTCCATTACTAATCAGCAGGTAAACGGCACGTCTAACATGAGTTCCGGCTTGCAACTTGCAATGCAAAAGCTTTCTTCTTATAAAACGCAAATTCACGATGTAGGAAAGTTTGTCATCCTGATTTCGGATGGGGAAAATTTCGGAGAAGATCCTGACAAAGTATTAAAACTATTCAAACAAAAGAAAATAACCCTCATGACTGTCGGCATTGGTACCACTTCCGGAGGCACCATACCAGAAACTTATGGACCTAAAAAAGACAAAGAAGGTCAGGAAATAATCACTTCTCTAAGATCTGCCGAATTAAAAAAACTTGCTGCATTAGCTGGAGGAACTTATTTTGAAACAAACGACAACAGGAATGATCTGGCTTACCTTTCTGACCGCATAAACCGAATCGAGGGTGTTACCACCGGGTATCAGAAAGTAGATGCCACTGCCAATAAATACATTTATTTTCTCCTCTTTGGTTTATTTCTTATTCTTCTGGACGTTTTAATCACTGTTAAAACTATTAGTTTATGA
- a CDS encoding acetyl-CoA C-acyltransferase translates to MKEVYIISAVRTPIGSFGGSLANFSATQLGSIAIKGVLEKSKIKPSDVEEVIMGNVLTANLGQAPARQAAIFAGLPTSVVCTTINKVCASGMKAVMLGAQSIMLGNADIVIAGGMESMSNVPYYADRARFGLRLGHGTMIDGIIKDGLWDVYKDYHMGNAAENTARQMNITREMQDNFAIESYKRAAEAVKSGAFKEEIIPVKIEQRGKDPLVISEDEEYTKVNFEKIPGLKPVFDKEGSVTAANASTLNDGASALLLMSKEKAESLGIKPLASIIGFADAEQDPEWFTTTPSLAIPKAIKLAGIAASEVDYYEINEAFSVVSIANNIKLGLDSSKVNIYGGAVALGHPIGCSGARIITTLTSVLNNKNGAIGVSGICNGGGGASALVIRKN, encoded by the coding sequence ATGAAAGAAGTTTATATCATATCCGCAGTAAGAACACCAATAGGCAGCTTTGGAGGCTCATTAGCTAATTTTTCAGCTACTCAACTAGGCAGTATTGCTATTAAAGGTGTATTGGAAAAATCAAAAATCAAGCCTTCGGATGTAGAAGAAGTAATCATGGGCAATGTACTTACCGCAAATCTAGGGCAAGCTCCAGCACGTCAGGCGGCAATATTTGCAGGACTACCCACTTCTGTTGTATGTACGACTATCAACAAAGTTTGCGCTTCTGGTATGAAAGCGGTGATGCTGGGTGCTCAATCCATAATGCTTGGTAATGCCGATATAGTTATTGCCGGAGGCATGGAAAGTATGTCTAATGTACCTTACTATGCAGACAGAGCAAGATTCGGACTTCGCCTTGGTCATGGAACTATGATAGATGGTATTATTAAAGATGGCTTGTGGGATGTCTATAAAGATTATCACATGGGCAACGCTGCTGAAAACACCGCCAGACAAATGAATATTACACGTGAGATGCAGGATAACTTTGCAATTGAAAGTTACAAAAGAGCTGCAGAAGCCGTGAAATCAGGAGCATTTAAAGAAGAAATAATTCCTGTGAAAATTGAGCAGAGAGGTAAAGATCCTTTGGTAATATCGGAAGATGAAGAGTATACAAAAGTAAATTTTGAAAAAATACCCGGTCTGAAACCGGTGTTTGACAAAGAAGGAAGCGTCACTGCAGCAAATGCCAGCACTCTTAACGATGGAGCCTCTGCCCTACTTCTAATGAGCAAGGAAAAAGCAGAGAGTCTTGGCATCAAACCTCTTGCTTCTATTATAGGATTTGCAGATGCCGAACAAGATCCTGAATGGTTTACTACAACTCCATCCCTTGCTATACCAAAGGCGATCAAACTTGCTGGTATAGCAGCCTCTGAGGTAGATTACTACGAAATCAATGAGGCATTTTCTGTTGTATCCATCGCAAACAATATTAAACTTGGCCTGGATTCTTCAAAAGTTAATATTTACGGAGGTGCCGTAGCATTAGGCCATCCGATTGGTTGTTCCGGAGCCAGAATCATCACTACATTGACTAGCGTATTAAACAATAAAAATGGAGCTATAGGAGTTAGTGGTATTTGCAATGGAGGTGGCGGGGCCTCTGCTTTAGTTATCAGAAAAAATTAA
- a CDS encoding toxin-antitoxin system YwqK family antitoxin produces MSFLYRNAILLLMVLAAIPALSQSQKLISTYYPKYDSAGMKIPVREQYYVNEEDTTIKNGSYTLFSPEGDILIKSTYKDNLLDGPYAEFYENDNPKVKATYSKGKKVGEQVNYSIQGNLLSKEVYEKTSTSDLQLYKKYAPSGKLTGEGFVKNGLYDSTLTEYYENGAVKTKMAFRQGKRKGPFSVFDPKGTLLQKGFYENDSLNGMITSYFNSGKIKSTAMYKKGSVDGIVEEYYQSGKVRSEITYQDNKKNGPAKTFFENGNPETEENYKGGFPSGYFKTYYPEGGIETESFKDGNKNQIKFKRYGKTGTVLSEGTMVNGQPEGTINSFYDNGTPKSVFNYKAGVKTGKNISYHENGNIAEESIIKNGEEGVIQNTRLYNKEGKLIEQQSYITKSEKTSNSKRNSEKNKSITGDLDKTKTGEWISYWDNGKLKSKETYVNDAIHGERLVYDSDEQLIEKQYYSNGIKTGVWQTFYPSGKIKSQTTYKNSTPYGNHKNFYENGQVEYTGSYINGKKTGSWNYYNAEGKQVRSEQYKNDIKVSEKNHK; encoded by the coding sequence ATGTCCTTTTTATACAGAAATGCAATTCTTCTGCTTATGGTATTGGCTGCTATTCCAGCTCTAAGCCAGAGTCAGAAGTTGATCTCTACTTATTATCCGAAATATGATAGTGCAGGGATGAAAATTCCTGTCAGAGAACAATATTATGTAAATGAAGAAGACACAACAATAAAAAACGGAAGTTATACTTTATTTTCCCCTGAAGGAGATATACTAATAAAATCAACTTACAAAGACAATCTCCTTGATGGGCCATATGCGGAATTCTATGAAAACGACAACCCTAAGGTAAAAGCCACATACTCCAAGGGAAAAAAGGTCGGAGAACAAGTGAATTACTCTATTCAAGGAAACCTTCTTTCAAAAGAGGTCTATGAAAAAACTTCAACTTCCGATCTTCAACTTTATAAAAAATATGCTCCTTCCGGGAAGCTTACAGGAGAAGGCTTTGTCAAAAATGGATTGTATGACAGCACCCTTACAGAATACTATGAAAATGGAGCTGTAAAGACCAAAATGGCATTCAGACAGGGTAAAAGGAAAGGGCCTTTTTCTGTCTTTGACCCAAAGGGAACTCTTTTACAAAAGGGATTCTATGAAAATGACAGCCTCAACGGCATGATCACCTCTTATTTCAATAGTGGAAAGATCAAGAGCACTGCTATGTATAAGAAAGGATCGGTAGATGGAATTGTTGAGGAATATTATCAGTCTGGCAAAGTTCGCTCTGAGATAACTTATCAGGACAACAAGAAAAATGGGCCAGCCAAAACCTTTTTCGAAAACGGAAATCCGGAAACAGAAGAAAATTATAAAGGCGGATTTCCTTCCGGATACTTCAAGACCTATTATCCTGAAGGCGGAATAGAAACAGAATCTTTTAAAGATGGCAATAAAAACCAGATCAAATTTAAAAGATACGGCAAAACAGGTACTGTTCTTTCAGAAGGCACCATGGTAAATGGTCAGCCTGAAGGAACCATCAATTCATTCTATGATAATGGCACCCCCAAAAGTGTTTTTAATTACAAAGCAGGAGTTAAAACCGGAAAAAATATCTCCTACCATGAAAATGGCAATATTGCAGAAGAAAGCATTATTAAAAACGGCGAAGAAGGAGTTATACAAAACACCAGATTATATAATAAAGAAGGCAAACTTATTGAGCAACAGAGTTACATTACCAAATCTGAAAAAACCTCTAACAGCAAACGTAATTCCGAGAAAAACAAAAGCATTACCGGAGATCTTGACAAGACCAAAACCGGGGAGTGGATTTCTTATTGGGACAATGGCAAGCTTAAATCAAAAGAAACTTATGTCAATGATGCCATTCATGGAGAACGCTTAGTTTATGATTCTGATGAACAGTTGATTGAAAAACAATACTATTCCAATGGTATAAAAACCGGTGTGTGGCAGACCTTTTACCCTTCTGGAAAAATAAAAAGCCAGACAACCTACAAAAACAGCACTCCATATGGCAATCATAAAAACTTTTATGAAAACGGTCAGGTCGAATATACAGGGAGCTATATAAATGGTAAGAAAACTGGTTCCTGGAATTACTATAATGCTGAAGGTAAACAGGTTCGAAGCGAACAGTATAAAAATGACATAAAAGTTTCTGAAAAAAATCATAAGTAA
- a CDS encoding tetratricopeptide repeat protein, giving the protein MRLILLANIFFAIWSFLNRFSEINNYIDSAEQNFQKGEYELAIKDYTILINHYKIKDEDILLNLAHSYYNIQDTSNSKKIYHNLLNSDDSITRSIAHQQLGNVFWMTGKKNKAVYHYTESLKANTSNETARINFELIQKLIKSEEQYQTSVRYKKEKQASGQGNTGKSSNKTKEGSGNSINRSGNKGDNNTQRSASNEGGNYQGSQSDTENDKNELRNQKNGNKENEDLITNKLKAANLSLQRARAILDAMKQNEIQYLQQKQTAKPEDEQDLPDW; this is encoded by the coding sequence ATGAGATTGATACTTCTTGCCAATATATTTTTTGCAATCTGGAGCTTCCTAAACAGGTTTTCAGAGATCAATAATTATATTGATTCCGCAGAGCAAAACTTTCAGAAGGGGGAATATGAACTTGCGATAAAAGACTATACAATCCTGATCAACCATTATAAGATCAAAGATGAAGACATTCTACTAAATCTTGCGCACAGCTATTATAACATCCAAGACACTTCCAACTCAAAAAAAATATATCACAACTTACTGAACTCAGATGACAGCATTACAAGATCTATAGCACATCAGCAACTAGGCAACGTATTCTGGATGACTGGCAAAAAAAACAAAGCCGTTTACCATTACACCGAATCTCTGAAAGCAAATACTTCTAATGAAACCGCCAGAATCAACTTTGAGCTCATTCAGAAATTAATAAAATCTGAAGAGCAATATCAGACAAGTGTTCGATATAAAAAAGAAAAACAAGCCTCAGGTCAGGGAAATACCGGGAAATCTTCAAATAAGACTAAGGAAGGAAGCGGTAACTCTATCAATCGCTCAGGAAACAAAGGAGACAATAATACACAAAGGTCTGCTTCTAATGAAGGCGGAAATTATCAGGGAAGCCAATCTGATACTGAAAATGATAAAAATGAACTGAGAAATCAAAAAAACGGTAATAAGGAGAATGAAGACTTAATTACTAACAAATTAAAAGCTGCTAACCTGAGTCTTCAAAGAGCAAGAGCAATTCTTGATGCAATGAAGCAAAATGAAATTCAATATCTTCAGCAAAAACAAACGGCAAAACCTGAGGACGAACAGGATTTACCAGATTGGTAG